The following proteins are co-located in the Citrobacter freundii ATCC 8090 = MTCC 1658 = NBRC 12681 genome:
- the tkt gene encoding transketolase: MSSRKELANAIRALSMDAVQKAKSGHPGAPMGMADIAEVLWRDFLNHNPTNPSWADRDRFVLSNGHGSMLIYSLLHLTGYDLPMSELQNFRQLHSKTPGHPEVGYTAGVETTTGPLGQGIANAVGMAIAEKTLAAQFNRPGHDIVDHFTYAFMGDGCMMEGISHEVCSLAGTLKLGKLVAFYDDNGISIDGHVEGWFTDDTAKRFEAYGWHVIRGVDGHDADAIKRAVEEARAVTDKPSLLMCKTIIGFGSPNKAGTHDSHGAPLGDAEIALTREQLGWKYAPFEIPSEIYAQWDAKEAGQAKEAAWNEKFAAYAKAFPQEAAEFTRRMKGEMPSDFDAKANEFIAKLQANPAKIASRKASQNAIEAFGPLLPEFLGGSADLAPSNLTLWSGSKAINEDTAGNYIHYGVREFGMTAIANGISLHGGFLPYTSTFLMFVEYARNAVRMAALMKQRQVMVYTHDSIGLGEDGPTHQPVEQVASLRVTPNMSTWRPCDQVESAVAWKYGVERQDGPTALILSRQNLAQQERTAEQLANIARGGYVLKDCAGQPELIFIATGSEVELAVAAWDKLTAEGVKARVVSMPSTDAFDKQDAAYRESVLPKAVSARVAIEAGIADYWFKYVGLNGAIVGMTTFGESAPAELLFEEFGFTVDNVVAKAKELL, translated from the coding sequence ATGTCCTCACGTAAAGAGCTTGCCAATGCTATTCGTGCGCTGAGCATGGACGCAGTACAGAAAGCCAAATCCGGTCACCCGGGTGCCCCGATGGGTATGGCTGACATTGCCGAAGTCCTGTGGCGTGATTTCCTGAACCACAACCCGACTAACCCGTCCTGGGCTGACCGTGACCGCTTCGTGCTGTCTAACGGCCACGGTTCAATGCTGATTTACAGCCTGCTGCACCTCACCGGCTATGATCTGCCGATGTCCGAGCTGCAGAACTTCCGTCAGCTGCACTCCAAAACGCCGGGTCACCCGGAAGTGGGTTACACCGCGGGTGTTGAAACCACGACCGGTCCTTTGGGTCAGGGCATTGCGAATGCAGTGGGTATGGCTATCGCTGAGAAAACGCTGGCGGCGCAGTTTAACCGTCCTGGTCACGACATCGTTGACCACTTCACCTATGCTTTCATGGGCGACGGCTGCATGATGGAAGGTATCTCTCACGAGGTATGTTCCCTGGCTGGTACGCTGAAACTGGGTAAACTGGTTGCGTTCTACGATGACAACGGCATCTCTATCGATGGCCACGTTGAAGGCTGGTTCACCGATGACACCGCGAAGCGTTTCGAAGCTTACGGCTGGCACGTGATTCGTGGTGTAGATGGTCACGATGCTGACGCGATTAAACGCGCTGTTGAAGAAGCACGCGCAGTGACCGACAAACCGTCCCTGCTGATGTGCAAAACCATCATCGGTTTCGGTTCTCCGAACAAAGCCGGTACCCACGACTCTCACGGTGCACCGCTGGGCGATGCAGAAATCGCACTGACCCGCGAACAGCTGGGCTGGAAATACGCGCCGTTCGAAATCCCGTCTGAAATCTACGCGCAGTGGGATGCGAAAGAAGCCGGCCAGGCAAAAGAAGCCGCATGGAACGAGAAGTTCGCTGCTTATGCCAAAGCTTTCCCGCAGGAAGCTGCTGAATTCACCCGTCGTATGAAAGGTGAAATGCCGTCTGACTTCGACGCGAAAGCCAACGAGTTCATTGCTAAGCTGCAGGCTAATCCGGCGAAAATCGCCAGCCGTAAAGCTTCTCAGAACGCGATTGAAGCCTTCGGTCCTCTGCTGCCTGAATTCCTCGGCGGCTCTGCTGACCTGGCACCGTCTAACCTGACTCTGTGGTCTGGTTCTAAGGCCATCAACGAAGATACTGCCGGTAACTACATCCATTACGGTGTACGTGAATTCGGTATGACCGCTATCGCAAACGGTATTTCCCTGCATGGTGGTTTCCTGCCGTACACCTCCACCTTCCTGATGTTCGTGGAATATGCCCGTAACGCGGTGCGTATGGCTGCGCTGATGAAACAGCGTCAGGTGATGGTCTATACTCACGACTCCATCGGTCTGGGTGAAGATGGTCCGACTCACCAGCCGGTAGAGCAGGTTGCTTCTCTGCGTGTGACTCCGAACATGAGCACATGGCGTCCGTGTGACCAGGTTGAATCCGCAGTAGCATGGAAATACGGTGTTGAGCGTCAGGACGGCCCGACCGCGCTGATCCTCTCCCGTCAGAACCTGGCACAGCAGGAACGTACCGCAGAGCAACTGGCGAACATCGCTCGCGGTGGCTACGTGCTGAAAGATTGCGCGGGTCAGCCGGAGTTGATCTTCATCGCCACCGGTTCTGAAGTTGAACTTGCCGTGGCTGCCTGGGACAAACTGACCGCTGAAGGCGTGAAAGCGCGCGTGGTTTCCATGCCGTCTACCGATGCATTCGACAAGCAGGATGCGGCTTACCGTGAATCCGTACTGCCGAAAGCCGTCTCTGCTCGCGTCGCTATCGAAGCTGGCATTGCTGACTACTGGTTCAAATACGTGGGCCTGAACGGCGCTATTGTCGGTATGACTACCTTTGGTGAGTCTGCACCGGCAGAACTGCTGTTTGAAGAATTCGGCTTCACCGTAGACAACGTGGTCGCGAAAGCAAAAGAACTGCTGTAA
- a CDS encoding ABC transporter ATP-binding protein — protein MLTLNQVSYRWPNAADDCLRNISLELLEGEWLALTGDNGAGKSTLLRIMAGLLTPSSGTITVQNRAIAQLKNRERARVLGVLFQEAENQIFHSKVAEEVAFGLRLQKLPATEIAQRTMAALQLCQLEDVADAHPLDLHTAQRRMVAVASLEALKPAILLLDEPSRDFDAHWLGVFENWLAVCRTRGASVVAISHDAAFTQRHFSRIVRLEAGQLRT, from the coding sequence ATGCTAACGCTAAACCAGGTCAGCTATCGCTGGCCGAACGCCGCCGATGACTGTTTACGCAATATTTCGCTGGAACTCCTGGAGGGGGAATGGCTGGCGCTAACGGGCGATAATGGCGCAGGAAAATCCACGCTTTTGCGCATCATGGCCGGGCTACTGACTCCCTCATCCGGCACAATAACCGTTCAAAATCGTGCGATTGCGCAACTGAAAAACCGGGAGCGCGCCAGGGTGCTCGGCGTACTGTTTCAGGAAGCGGAGAATCAAATCTTTCACAGCAAGGTTGCAGAGGAAGTTGCCTTCGGATTACGGCTACAGAAGCTTCCGGCGACTGAAATTGCGCAACGCACGATGGCGGCGCTGCAATTATGTCAGTTAGAGGATGTCGCCGACGCGCACCCGCTCGATCTGCATACGGCACAACGACGTATGGTTGCCGTCGCCAGTCTGGAAGCCCTCAAACCCGCTATTCTACTGCTGGATGAGCCCAGTCGGGACTTTGATGCACACTGGCTTGGCGTCTTCGAAAACTGGCTGGCAGTGTGTCGTACACGTGGCGCCAGCGTTGTAGCGATCAGTCATGACGCTGCATTTACGCAGCGCCATTTTTCGCGCATAGTACGTCTTGAAGCAGGTCAGCTACGCACGTAA
- a CDS encoding energy-coupling factor transporter transmembrane component T, which produces MHPFTSLTLWVLAACSTLLLPAGVPLSLYSAATFVGLLCMKATRSRAKYVLWLMIPLGLGLWLVHGGWLTEWISGQPRTPERWVDAVTLWLRILAIVSTSQMWMQYVPVARFMRALFASRLPPGVAYLFAGPLLVVEQLKHQLAIIHEAQRARGVPLDESWYQRLRAMPALIVPLTHNALNDLAVRGAALDMRGFRLHRTRTTLWAPPDSTLQRLARYGMVVLMAVETGIWIWLR; this is translated from the coding sequence ATGCATCCGTTTACGTCGTTAACTCTATGGGTGCTTGCCGCCTGCTCCACGCTCCTGCTGCCAGCCGGAGTGCCGCTCAGCTTGTATAGCGCCGCGACGTTTGTCGGTTTGCTATGTATGAAGGCTACGCGGTCGCGGGCGAAATACGTACTCTGGCTGATGATCCCCTTAGGACTGGGGCTATGGCTGGTACACGGCGGATGGCTTACCGAGTGGATTAGCGGGCAGCCGCGCACACCAGAACGCTGGGTCGATGCCGTTACGCTCTGGCTGCGGATCCTCGCCATTGTGTCGACATCGCAGATGTGGATGCAGTACGTGCCGGTTGCGCGCTTTATGCGCGCCCTGTTTGCTTCACGCCTGCCGCCAGGAGTTGCCTATCTGTTCGCAGGCCCGCTGCTGGTGGTTGAACAGCTCAAACACCAATTGGCGATTATTCACGAGGCACAGCGCGCACGCGGCGTACCGCTGGATGAGTCCTGGTACCAACGTTTACGCGCTATGCCGGCATTGATTGTGCCGCTCACCCATAACGCGCTCAATGACTTGGCCGTTCGCGGTGCAGCGCTCGATATGCGGGGATTTCGCCTGCATCGCACTCGCACCACGCTATGGGCGCCGCCAGACAGCACCTTACAACGTCTGGCCCGCTACGGTATGGTGGTTCTGATGGCAGTTGAGACAGGAATCTGGATATGGTTACGTTAG
- a CDS encoding PPC domain-containing DNA-binding protein, which yields MATFYPQPSEARFHALRLLPGQEVFSALHAFIQQHQLQAAWIAGCTGSLTNIALRFAGREETTLLTGTWEIISLNGTLELTGEHLHLAVADPHGAMLGGHMMPGCTVRTTLELVIGELTSLAFSRQPCAVSGYDELVISSR from the coding sequence ATGGCAACATTCTATCCCCAACCATCTGAAGCTCGCTTTCATGCGCTGCGTTTATTACCGGGCCAGGAAGTCTTTTCAGCGCTACACGCTTTTATCCAGCAGCATCAACTACAGGCAGCCTGGATAGCGGGTTGCACCGGCAGTTTGACCAACATTGCTCTGCGCTTCGCCGGACGTGAAGAAACCACATTACTTACGGGTACGTGGGAAATTATCTCTCTGAACGGCACGCTAGAACTTACCGGCGAGCATCTTCATCTGGCGGTTGCTGACCCACACGGCGCGATGCTGGGCGGACACATGATGCCGGGCTGTACCGTGCGAACCACGCTGGAACTGGTGATTGGCGAGTTGACGTCTCTGGCATTCAGCCGTCAGCCCTGCGCCGTTTCCGGTTATGACGAACTGGTTATTTCATCCCGCTAA
- a CDS encoding ABC transporter ATP-binding protein, with protein sequence MVTLEQFRYIPTHAMRPSACYDFHYARPGMVAIFGDNGCGKSTLAQLMAGWYPDFLPGEIEGTGTLLGNPIGQLSLVEQSSTIQLVQQSPYLQLSGCTFSVEEEVAFGPENLCLTETEIMQRIDAALTLTECQPLRHRHPGTLSGGETQRVVIASALAMQPKILILDEAFSRLTAQATAMLLARLQQWAQEQHALVIFFERNPSPFLSYCQQAWQLRDGALSSLC encoded by the coding sequence ATGGTTACGTTAGAGCAGTTTCGCTATATTCCGACGCACGCTATGCGGCCATCCGCCTGTTACGATTTCCATTACGCCAGGCCTGGTATGGTGGCTATTTTTGGTGACAACGGCTGCGGGAAAAGTACGCTGGCACAGCTGATGGCTGGCTGGTACCCCGACTTCCTTCCGGGAGAAATTGAGGGCACAGGCACGCTACTGGGTAATCCCATCGGGCAACTATCGCTGGTCGAGCAGTCGAGTACCATCCAGCTTGTACAGCAGTCACCTTACCTGCAGCTTTCAGGTTGTACTTTCAGCGTGGAGGAAGAAGTGGCGTTTGGCCCGGAAAATCTCTGCCTTACCGAGACTGAAATTATGCAGCGCATAGATGCCGCCCTTACGCTGACAGAATGTCAGCCCCTACGCCATCGTCATCCCGGCACCCTTTCCGGCGGGGAAACCCAGCGGGTAGTCATTGCCAGCGCACTCGCCATGCAGCCGAAAATATTGATTCTGGATGAAGCGTTCAGTCGCCTGACGGCGCAAGCCACGGCAATGCTGCTGGCGCGACTGCAACAGTGGGCACAGGAACAGCATGCTTTGGTGATATTTTTCGAACGCAACCCTTCACCTTTTCTCAGCTACTGCCAGCAGGCATGGCAGCTGCGCGACGGAGCATTATCATCACTATGCTAA
- a CDS encoding ECF transporter S component: MARRQFSSQSLVLIVIAIAINMVGGQLISMLKLPIFLDSIGTLISAVLLGPVVGMLTGLLTNLLWGLLTDPIAAAFAPVAMVIGLVAGWLARAGWFRTLPKVVVSGVIITLAVTLVAVPIRTTLFGGVTGSGADLFVAWMHSVGQNLVESVAITVIGANLVDKILTAIIVWVLLRQLPLRTTRHFPTMSAVR, translated from the coding sequence ATGGCGCGTCGCCAATTTTCCAGCCAGTCTCTGGTTCTTATTGTCATTGCTATCGCCATCAACATGGTCGGTGGGCAGCTTATCAGCATGTTGAAATTACCTATTTTTCTCGACTCGATTGGCACGTTGATCAGCGCGGTGCTGTTAGGTCCGGTTGTGGGGATGCTAACCGGATTACTCACTAACCTATTGTGGGGGTTGCTGACCGATCCGATCGCCGCCGCCTTTGCGCCCGTTGCCATGGTTATTGGACTGGTCGCCGGTTGGCTGGCACGGGCGGGATGGTTTCGCACCTTACCCAAAGTCGTGGTTAGCGGCGTAATTATCACGCTTGCCGTGACCCTCGTTGCCGTGCCGATTCGCACGACTCTGTTCGGCGGTGTCACTGGCAGCGGCGCGGATCTTTTTGTCGCCTGGATGCACTCGGTCGGTCAGAACCTGGTGGAGTCCGTCGCCATCACCGTCATCGGTGCGAATCTGGTCGATAAAATCCTCACGGCAATCATCGTCTGGGTGCTGCTGCGACAGCTTCCGCTGCGCACCACGCGCCATTTCCCTACGATGTCTGCCGTGCGCTAA
- a CDS encoding M48 family metallopeptidase — protein MKIRALLLATSMAAALTGCQNMDSNGLLSSGAEAFQAYSLSDAQVKALSDQACKDMDSKATIAPAGSEYATRLGKIAAALGDNINGQPVNYKVYMAKDVNAFAMANGCIRVYSGLMDMMTDNEVEAVIGHEMGHVALGHVKKGMQVALGTNAVRAAAASAGGIVGSLSQSQLGDLGEKLVNSQFSQRQESEADDYSYDLLRKRGINPAGLATSFEKLAKLEAGRQSSMFDDHPASAERAQHIRDRMSADGIK, from the coding sequence ATGAAAATTCGCGCTTTACTGCTTGCTACGAGCATGGCGGCGGCATTGACCGGCTGCCAGAACATGGACTCAAACGGACTGCTTTCCTCAGGCGCAGAGGCTTTTCAGGCCTACAGTCTGAGCGATGCGCAGGTAAAAGCGCTGAGCGATCAGGCCTGTAAGGATATGGACAGCAAAGCTACCATCGCCCCGGCTGGCAGCGAGTATGCAACGCGTCTTGGCAAAATCGCCGCCGCGCTTGGCGATAACATTAACGGCCAGCCGGTGAACTACAAAGTTTATATGGCGAAAGATGTAAATGCCTTTGCCATGGCGAACGGCTGTATCCGCGTATACAGCGGCCTGATGGATATGATGACCGACAACGAAGTCGAAGCGGTGATCGGCCACGAAATGGGTCACGTTGCGCTGGGTCACGTGAAAAAAGGGATGCAGGTTGCGCTGGGTACGAACGCTGTGCGCGCAGCTGCGGCTTCCGCTGGCGGGATTGTCGGCAGCCTGTCGCAATCGCAATTGGGCGATCTTGGCGAGAAACTGGTGAACTCGCAGTTCTCCCAGCGTCAGGAATCCGAGGCGGATGATTACTCGTATGATCTGTTGCGCAAACGTGGGATCAACCCGGCTGGCTTAGCCACCAGTTTTGAGAAACTGGCAAAACTGGAAGCAGGACGTCAAAGCTCAATGTTTGACGATCATCCGGCATCCGCAGAACGTGCGCAACATATTCGCGATCGCATGAGCGCAGACGGGATCAAATAA